The DNA region GATAACCCGGCGAGCGAGAGCGCTCCCGCGCTCCTCGCCGCCAGGCAGGCCCGCTTCGAATATTCGCTCGCTAGCCTTCTTACCAAAGGATTCTACCTGCACCGCGCGCGCCTGGAAGCCCCGGTCTTCGCCTTGCAGCTTGACAGGAACGGCAGGCTTCTGCTGCCCCTCGTCGACGAGGATCCGGCCAAGCCCGGTTCCCCGCTGCTCCTCTCCCGTGCCCGCTTGTTTCCCTGGCGTGTCGGCTCCCTGGACATCGCCGACGGCCGGCTCGTTCTGCTCTCCCCGGATCGGTCACCCTTCCTCGAGATCGGAGGGATGTCCGCCAACGGCCCTCTCGAGGAAAAGCGAGGCCTGCTCTCCGGGAGGGGCACCGTCACCGCCGACTCGTTACGGATTCTCGACCGCGTTTCCTGCCAGCAGCTCCTCGCCCAGTATGCGATCGAAGCATCCCGGCTGGTCCTTTCCCATTTCCAGGCGACCTCCTTCGGGGGACGCCTGGAGGGCTCCCTCACGCAGCTACCTTCGGATTCCGGGGCCGGGTACTTTCGCGCACGGCTGGCCGCGAACGGCCTCGATTTGCGGGCGCTCCTTTCGGCCATCTGCTACAACCGGCAGACCGCCCAGGGCCGGCTCTCCGCCGAGCTCGACTCCTGCGGCCGGTTCTTCTCTCCCAAAACCTTGGCCGGGCAAGGGTCGTTTTCCGTGAAGGACGGATGTGTCGAAAATATTGCTCTTTTCTCAGCTCTGGCGGCCGCTTTGCGGCAAAGCAGCATCGCGCGGCCCGACTTCTCCGAATGCACCGGGCAGTTCCGCATCCAAGAGGGGACCGTCACCTTCGCCAACCTCCTGTTCCGGTCCCCGAACTTCTCGCTCTCCGGGGAAGGCTCGGTGGCATTCGACTCCTCCTTGCGGCTCGTCCTGCGCGTGCATCTGCAGGATTCCCTCCTGCACCAGCTTCCCGAGATGATCACCCGTCAGCTCCGCTTTCTGCAGGATCGCTCCCAGGCCATCGTCCTTTCGATGCAGGGGACGATCCAGAACCCGGAGGCACATCTCTTCGAAAACCTGGCGCTCCGGTCGGACGCCCCGTTCCGCCTTCCCTGGACCGTGGTTCCATGAGCTCCGGCACGGGAGCTGCTTCTCGCACATGGCCCTTCGGGTGATTTCCGGCACAGCCGGCGGACTCCGCCTGGAAATTCCGCGCGGTGTGGAGATCCGACCGGCGCTCGACCGGGTCAAGGGGGCGATCTTCTCCTCGCTCGGGGATCGGGTCGTCGGCAAGCGGGTCCTCGACCTCTACGCCGGCACGGGCTCGCTCGGCATCGAATCCTTAAGCCGGGGGGCTGCCGAAGCGACATTTGTCGATCTGGCGGGCGCCTGCTGCCGGGCGATCCGGAACAATCTGGCCAAGACGGGATTCTCCGGAAGAGTGGTCGAAGCCGACGCCCTCCGTTTTCTTTCGCGGGATCCGGGTCGGTACGACCTCGTCTTCGCCTCCCCCCCGTACGAGAAGCGGGAGATCCGGATCGACGACCATCCGTTGCTCACTTTGCTGCCGCCGCGGATGGCTCCTCACGGGCTTTTCGTCTGGGAGTTTTTCCGCCGCAACCGGCTCGAGCAGCTCGGCGCCTGGAGCGAGCGGTGGCGGCGAAGGGCCGGAGAAACCCTCGTCGTTATGCTGGAGTGGAAAGGCTGACGGCGGCGGCCGGGCTCCGCATCCGTGTTTTTTTCCGTGCTCCCGCAACCGGCCTGCGCTGGCATGCAATCTGCTTTTCCCACCGCGGTGAAAGAAGAATTGCTGGAGCGACTGCCACAGGAAAAGCCCCGGGGCCGGAAGAGTCCCGCCGAGACCGCGCCCGCCGGAAACCTGCGAAGAGACGCGAGCGCAAAACGCCCGCTGCCGGCCTGGCCGCATCCTTTCCGCCGGTACGTGGAGTAGCTTGCGGCCGCAGGCGGGGAACGGCAGCCGACGGCTTCTCCGTCCGCGGTGCTTTTCCATTCGCAGCCCCTCCTGTCCGGCTCGGTCGGCTTGACTAGCGCGAGGGGGGCCTGTTACCCTCGCCCTTGATGTCATATCAAGAGCATCGATACTCCGATGCGGGCGAGCCTGCCGCTTCCCTCTACTCCCGCCGGCAGGCCATCCGGATCCTGACCGGGCTGCTCGGCACCGGCTTTCCGCTGGCACGCGCGATCGGCTCTGAGAACAGCAGCGCCGATCCTTCCGATCCGCTTCTCCCCGATCCGCACTGGAATCCGGCGCTTCCGCTGGCGCAAATGCCCCAGAAACTCCCGCTCGTTCGCTTCAGCGACCGGCCGATCGTTTTGGGAACCCCGCGCCCCTTCTTCGAATCGATCCTCACGCCCAACGCGGCCTTCTTCGTCCGCTACCATCTCGACGTGATCCCCAATGCGATCGATCTTTCCCGCTGGCGGCTGTCCATCCGCGGCAACGTCTCCCGGCCGCTCGAGTTTTCTTTCGAGGAATTGGTCTCCCGGTTCGAACCCGTCTCGGTGGTCGCCGTCAACCAGTGCACCGGGAACTCCCGCAGCCGCTTCTCCCCCCGCGTCCCGGGAACGCAGTGGGGAAACGACGGAATGGGCAACGCCCGCTGGACCGGGGTTCGGCTCATGGATCTGGTCCGCCGGGCGGGACTGCGGGCGGGGACGGTGGCTCTCCGCTTTCAAGGGCTGGACTCCGGCCGGAGCCCGGAAGGCACCCCGGCTCACTCCTTCGCGAAGTCGCTCGACACCGACGACCCGATCCTCGAGGAGTGCATCCTCGCCTACCTGATGAACGGAGAGCCCCTCCCCATGCTCAACGGCTTCCCGCTCCGCTTGGTCGTGCCCGGCCGCTTCTCGACCTGCTGGGTCAAGCATCTGAGCTCGATCGAAGCCCTTTCCGAACCCGATCGGAGCCACTGGATGGTGGACGCCTATCGGCTTCCCGACAATCCGCTCCATACCACGACCCCGGCCGAGGTCGCCGCCGGAAAGCTCCTCACCATCGCGGCCACCAGCACGCCGATGCCCGTCCGCTCGTTTTTCGTCCGGCCGGACGGCTCGTCCAAGCTGGTGGCTCGCCTCCCGATCGAGATAAAGGGGATTGCGTTCAGCGGCTGCGGCGGCATCCGGTCGGTCGAGGTCTCGACCGACCGCGGGCGGAGCTGGCGGACCGCCCGTCTCGATTCGGAGCTGGGCCCCTACTCCTTTCGCGGCTGGCGCCTTTCCTGGACCCCGCCGCGGCCGGGGGTCTACGAGCTCCGATGCCGGGCGACCGATAACCAAGGGCAGACGCAGCCGGCGGAGCCGATCTGGAATCCCGGGGGATACGCATGGAATGCGATCGAGACACAAACCGTTTACGTGGGGGAGGCCGCATGAGCCGGCGCCGGATTTTGGCGTCCGCGGCGGTGCTCCCGCTCCTTTGGTGCTTGTCGGCCGGCGCCGACTCCGGCCCCGCAGGCGGAAACGGGCTTTCCGAAGCCGGGGTCTACACCCTCGATTCCAGCGGGCTGATCGCTCCGATCTGCCCGTATCCGGGGAATACGGGTCCGACCTACTCGGTGGGGGCTTATCCCCTGGCGCCCACCCCCTTGCGGCGCGGGAAAGGGCAGGAGCTGGTCGAAAGCTACTGCTCCATCTGCCACAGCGTCACTCTTATCAGCGCCCAGCCCCGCTTCCCGGCCGAAATTTGGAAGAAGGAGGTCGAGAAGATGATCCACCTGGGGGCTCCGATTCCCCCGGAGCTGGCCGCGCAGATCGTCGATTATCTCCAGCAGAACTACGGGCTAATGCCGAATAAGGAGGATCCTCCGCGGGATCCTGCGACGAAGCCGGCTCCCTGAATCCCTCGGCCGATCCCGATCGGCGGACCGCGACGCGGTTCGGGTCGGCTCCCGTCGCCCTCCCGCTTAGTACCGGTAGAAATCCGGCTTGTACGGCCCGTCGACGGGGACGCCCAGATATTCGGCCTGCTCTTCGGTCAAGCGGGTGAGCTTGATCCCCAAGTGCTCGAGGTGGAGCCGCGCAACGCGCTCGTCGAGGTTCTTGGGAAGCACGTAGAGGCGGCCCCGCGCATAGCGCCCGCTCTCCCGTTCCCTCCAGAGCTCCATCTGGGCCAGCACCTGATTAGTAAAGCTCGCGCTCATCACGAAGCTCGGATGGCCCGTGGCGCAGCCGAGGTTCACGAGCCGCCCTTCGGCCAGGACGAAAAGCCGCTTGCCGTTCGGCCAGACGAAGAGATCCACTTGCGGCTTGATCTCGACCCGCCGGAGGGTCGGATCGCCGTAGAGGGTAGCCACGTCGATTTCGCTGTCGAAGTGGCCGATGTTGCAGACGATCGCTCCGCTTTTCATCCGGTCCATGTGCTCCCGCCGGATCACGTGGATGCAGCCGGTCGCGGTGACGAAGATGTCCCCGGTCGACACGATGTCCTCGAGCACGGTCACCTCGTATCCTTCCATCGCCGCCTGCAAGGCGTTGATCGGGTCGATCTCGGTGACGACGACCCGCGCCCCCATCCCCCGGGCGGACCGGGCGCACCCCTTGCCGACGTCGCCGAACCCGCAGACGACGACCGTCTTCCCCGCGATCATCACGTCGGTCGCCCTCTTGATCCCGTCGAGGAACGACTCCCGGCAGCCGTAGAGATTGTCGAACTTGCTCTTGGTGCAAGAGTCGTTCACGTTGAACGCCGCAGTACCCAGGGTCCCCTTGGCCGCGCGCCGGGCCAAGCGGTGGACTCCGGTCGTGGTCTCCTCGGAGATGCCATAGATGCCCGGCAGCAGCTCGGGATGCTTCTCGTGCACCAGCTCGGTCAGATCCCCTCCGTCATCGAGAATCATGTTGAGCTGCGAGCCGTCCGGCCAGCGCAGCGTCTGCTCGATGCACCAGTAGTATTCTTCCTCGGTCTCGCCTTTCCAGGCGAACACGGGGATCCCTCGGGCCGCGAGCGCGGCCGCCGCGTGATCCTGCGTCGAGAAGATGTTGCAGGAGCTCCAACGCACCTCCGCGCCGAGAGCGATCAAGGTTTCCACGAGCACCGCAGTCTCCACCGTCATGTGGAGGCAGCCGGCGATGCGCGCGCCGCGCAGGGGCTGGGCCGGGCCGAACTCCTTGCGAAGAGCCATCAGCCCCGGCATCTCCGTTTCGGCCACCTCGATTTCCTTCCGGCCGAAGTCGGCCAATCCGATGTCCTTGACTCGGAAATCCCCGGCGCGGGAGAGCTGCTTTTCCTTCGTTTCCACGGTTGTCGTCATGGCAAATCCTTTCTTCGCTTCTTCCGTTGTCTAGAGGTTGAGCCGCTTTTGGAGGATCACGGCACGATCAGTCCGCTCCCAGGTGAACGTATCCAGCTCGTCCACGCGCCCGAAGTGGCCGTAGTTGGTCGTCCGCCGGTAGATCGGCCGCAGTAAGGCGAGCTCCTCGATGATTTCCGCCGGCTTGAGCCGAAACGTCTCCCGGACCGCGTCGACGATCTTCTGCTCGTCCACCTTCCCGGTCCCGAACGTATCGACGGCGATCGAAACCGGATCCGGATGGCCGATAGCGTAAGCTAGCTGCACCTCGGCGCGATCGGCCGCTCCCGACGCCACCACGTTCTTGGCGATGTATCGCGCCATGTAGGCCGCGCTCCGGTCGACTTTGGAGGGGTCCTTCCCGCTGAAGGCCCCGCCGCCGTGGCGACCCATCCCGCCGTAGGTGTCGACAATGATCTTCCTTCCCGTCAAGCCGCTGTCGGCCTCCGGCCCGCCGATCACGAACCTCCCGGTCGGATTAATGAAATAGCGGGTCGATCGATCCAGGAGATCGGGCGGGATCGCCTTGGCGATCACCTCGGAGAGGATGACATCGCGAATCGTGTCCTGTCCGACCTCCCGGGCATGTTGGGTCGAGACGACTACCGTCTCGACACGGATCGGCCGATAGCCTTCGTAGAGGAGGGAAACCTGGGCCTTCCCGTCGGGGCGGAGCCAGGGCACCACCCCCCGATGGCGAAGCTCGGAGAGCCGGCGGCAGAGGCGGTGGGCGAAGATAATGGGAGCGGGCATCAGCTCGGGCGTCTCGCGGCAGGCAAAGCCGAACATCATTCCCTGATCGCCCGCCCCCTGTATGCCGGGAGTCGCGGTGTGGGTGCCGTCCACCCCCTGGGCGATGTCCGGGCTCTGTTGCGTGAGCGCGTAGACGATCTGGAGCTTGTCGGCGTGGAAGATCTCGGCCGGCTCGTCATAGCCGATCTCCCGGACCCGCTCCCGGGCGATCCGGACATAGTCGAGCTTCGCCCGCGTAGTGACCTCCCCGGCCAGAACCAGGAGATTGCTCTTGACAAGCGTCTCGCAGGCGACCCGGCTGTCCGGGTCTTGCTCCAGGCAGGCATCCAGGACGGAATCCGAAACGGCATCGCAGACCTTGTCGGGATGCCCTTCGGTCACCGATTCCGAAGCGAATACGTGTTTTCGAAAAGTCACGCCGCCACTCCTACAAAGAAAGGGAAAGGTTGGCAAGCCATTTATTGATTGATAAGCATATTCCGATGCATGACAAATCCTATCCTGCGCCCGCCGGTCGCGGCGACCGTCTTCGCCGCCTCTGGTCGCTGCTCGGGGATCTCACCCGACTGCGCATCCTGGCCCTCTTGCAGAAGCAGGAACTTTCGGTGGCCGAGCTGTGCGAAATCCTCCAGGCGAGCCAGCCGGCCGTCTCCGGCCATCTCGCGCTGCTGCGCGCCGAAGGCCTGGTCCGGGTCCGCAAGCAAGGCCGAAAGGCTTTCTATTCCCTCCCGGCCGAACGGAGAGAGGATGAAGCCCGCCTCTCCGCGACCGCCCTCCTGCTGCTGGAGGAGTCGGAGGAGGCCGGCCGCGATCCCGAGCGGCTGCGCAAGGTGATCGAAAGGCGCAAGCGGCAAACCCGCGCCCATTTCAACCGGATGGCGGGACGCTTGGGCGGAGCCGGCGGCTGCCCCGGCCGAGGATGGGCGGCCGTGGGCCCCCTCCTCGCCCGCCTCCTTCCTCCTGCAGTAATCGCCGATCTCGGCTGCGGGGAAGGATGGCTTTCGCAGCTGCTCGCCGAGCGGGCGAAACGGGTGATCGCGGTCGACATTTCCCCGCGGATGGTGGCTTTCGCTACCCGGGAAGCCAAGAAGAGGAGCTTTACGAACCTCGAGTTCCGCCTCGGGGATCTCCAAGACCCTCCCATCCCGCCCTCGAGTGTCGATGTCGCCGTCCTCAGCCAGGCGCTCCATCATGCCCCGAGCCCCGATCAAGCCGTGGCGGCGGCGTTCCGCATTTTGCGGCCGGGGGGCATCCTCGCCGTTCTCGACCTCTGCGAGCACTCCTTCGAAGATGCCCGCACGCTCTACGGCGACTACTGGCTCGGCTTCGCGGAGAGCGACTTGGAAAAGTGGTTGCTCGCCGCTGGGTTTACCGAAATCCGCATCCAGCCCCTCGAGCCCGACGCCGACCCTCCGCACCTCCGCGCCCTCTTGGCGAGCGCGACGAAGCCGAGCCTCCTCCCTGCGGAGGCCGGCGGTCGGCCACCGCAGCAGGTCGGCGAAAACAGCCGAGGCATCAGCGGCTGATGTCCTTTTGCGAAAGCACCCGGAACTGATTGCGGATCAGAACCGAGGTGGCCAGCTCGTCGTCTTCCACCCGTAGCGCCAGAACCGCCTTCCCGTAGGGGCGCGTCATCAGCGGATAGCTGAAGTAGATGTTGATCTCCGCCTGCAGGAGGGTCGCCAGCAGCTTCCGCAAGTCTTCCGCGCTTTGGGGAAGCTCGACGGCGACCAGGGTCGACTCGTTGAAGGCGATAGTATGCTCCTGCAGAAGCGAGCGGGCATTGGTGGGATCGTCGACGACCAGCCGGATCACCGCGGCGTCGATCGAATCGAGGATCGTGAAGCCGACGATGTCGACTCCGCCGCCGGTCAGGATGCGCACCAGATCGAGCAACCGACCCGCCTTGTTTTCGACATAGACAGAGAATTGGGTGATTTTCTCCCTCTCTCCTTCCCGAGCCGTTTGCAATCCCACAGCTGTCCCTCTCCGTTACCGCTCCTCTCGCCGGCCTATCCCGGACTCTTCGAACCGGAACGGGAGGCGGAAGTGCCTCTTTTGGAAGCTAGTATGCAAGGCACTG from Methylacidimicrobium sp. AP8 includes:
- a CDS encoding AsmA-like C-terminal region-containing protein — encoded protein: MRLLRHIGEFAIGLLLAAIVFFVLAEQALKQWVSGRRAAVYLEWAIGEALGGSVRFSSAEWKPPAEITLDDLRIDNPASESAPALLAARQARFEYSLASLLTKGFYLHRARLEAPVFALQLDRNGRLLLPLVDEDPAKPGSPLLLSRARLFPWRVGSLDIADGRLVLLSPDRSPFLEIGGMSANGPLEEKRGLLSGRGTVTADSLRILDRVSCQQLLAQYAIEASRLVLSHFQATSFGGRLEGSLTQLPSDSGAGYFRARLAANGLDLRALLSAICYNRQTAQGRLSAELDSCGRFFSPKTLAGQGSFSVKDGCVENIALFSALAAALRQSSIARPDFSECTGQFRIQEGTVTFANLLFRSPNFSLSGEGSVAFDSSLRLVLRVHLQDSLLHQLPEMITRQLRFLQDRSQAIVLSMQGTIQNPEAHLFENLALRSDAPFRLPWTVVP
- a CDS encoding RsmD family RNA methyltransferase; its protein translation is MALRVISGTAGGLRLEIPRGVEIRPALDRVKGAIFSSLGDRVVGKRVLDLYAGTGSLGIESLSRGAAEATFVDLAGACCRAIRNNLAKTGFSGRVVEADALRFLSRDPGRYDLVFASPPYEKREIRIDDHPLLTLLPPRMAPHGLFVWEFFRRNRLEQLGAWSERWRRRAGETLVVMLEWKG
- a CDS encoding molybdopterin-dependent oxidoreductase, whose amino-acid sequence is MSYQEHRYSDAGEPAASLYSRRQAIRILTGLLGTGFPLARAIGSENSSADPSDPLLPDPHWNPALPLAQMPQKLPLVRFSDRPIVLGTPRPFFESILTPNAAFFVRYHLDVIPNAIDLSRWRLSIRGNVSRPLEFSFEELVSRFEPVSVVAVNQCTGNSRSRFSPRVPGTQWGNDGMGNARWTGVRLMDLVRRAGLRAGTVALRFQGLDSGRSPEGTPAHSFAKSLDTDDPILEECILAYLMNGEPLPMLNGFPLRLVVPGRFSTCWVKHLSSIEALSEPDRSHWMVDAYRLPDNPLHTTTPAEVAAGKLLTIAATSTPMPVRSFFVRPDGSSKLVARLPIEIKGIAFSGCGGIRSVEVSTDRGRSWRTARLDSELGPYSFRGWRLSWTPPRPGVYELRCRATDNQGQTQPAEPIWNPGGYAWNAIETQTVYVGEAA
- a CDS encoding cytochrome C, translated to MSRRRILASAAVLPLLWCLSAGADSGPAGGNGLSEAGVYTLDSSGLIAPICPYPGNTGPTYSVGAYPLAPTPLRRGKGQELVESYCSICHSVTLISAQPRFPAEIWKKEVEKMIHLGAPIPPELAAQIVDYLQQNYGLMPNKEDPPRDPATKPAP
- the ahcY gene encoding adenosylhomocysteinase → MTTTVETKEKQLSRAGDFRVKDIGLADFGRKEIEVAETEMPGLMALRKEFGPAQPLRGARIAGCLHMTVETAVLVETLIALGAEVRWSSCNIFSTQDHAAAALAARGIPVFAWKGETEEEYYWCIEQTLRWPDGSQLNMILDDGGDLTELVHEKHPELLPGIYGISEETTTGVHRLARRAAKGTLGTAAFNVNDSCTKSKFDNLYGCRESFLDGIKRATDVMIAGKTVVVCGFGDVGKGCARSARGMGARVVVTEIDPINALQAAMEGYEVTVLEDIVSTGDIFVTATGCIHVIRREHMDRMKSGAIVCNIGHFDSEIDVATLYGDPTLRRVEIKPQVDLFVWPNGKRLFVLAEGRLVNLGCATGHPSFVMSASFTNQVLAQMELWRERESGRYARGRLYVLPKNLDERVARLHLEHLGIKLTRLTEEQAEYLGVPVDGPYKPDFYRY
- the metK gene encoding methionine adenosyltransferase — its product is MTFRKHVFASESVTEGHPDKVCDAVSDSVLDACLEQDPDSRVACETLVKSNLLVLAGEVTTRAKLDYVRIARERVREIGYDEPAEIFHADKLQIVYALTQQSPDIAQGVDGTHTATPGIQGAGDQGMMFGFACRETPELMPAPIIFAHRLCRRLSELRHRGVVPWLRPDGKAQVSLLYEGYRPIRVETVVVSTQHAREVGQDTIRDVILSEVIAKAIPPDLLDRSTRYFINPTGRFVIGGPEADSGLTGRKIIVDTYGGMGRHGGGAFSGKDPSKVDRSAAYMARYIAKNVVASGAADRAEVQLAYAIGHPDPVSIAVDTFGTGKVDEQKIVDAVRETFRLKPAEIIEELALLRPIYRRTTNYGHFGRVDELDTFTWERTDRAVILQKRLNL
- a CDS encoding metalloregulator ArsR/SmtB family transcription factor, which codes for MHDKSYPAPAGRGDRLRRLWSLLGDLTRLRILALLQKQELSVAELCEILQASQPAVSGHLALLRAEGLVRVRKQGRKAFYSLPAERREDEARLSATALLLLEESEEAGRDPERLRKVIERRKRQTRAHFNRMAGRLGGAGGCPGRGWAAVGPLLARLLPPAVIADLGCGEGWLSQLLAERAKRVIAVDISPRMVAFATREAKKRSFTNLEFRLGDLQDPPIPPSSVDVAVLSQALHHAPSPDQAVAAAFRILRPGGILAVLDLCEHSFEDARTLYGDYWLGFAESDLEKWLLAAGFTEIRIQPLEPDADPPHLRALLASATKPSLLPAEAGGRPPQQVGENSRGISG
- a CDS encoding acetolactate synthase; its protein translation is MGLQTAREGEREKITQFSVYVENKAGRLLDLVRILTGGGVDIVGFTILDSIDAAVIRLVVDDPTNARSLLQEHTIAFNESTLVAVELPQSAEDLRKLLATLLQAEINIYFSYPLMTRPYGKAVLALRVEDDELATSVLIRNQFRVLSQKDISR